The genomic region gggtctactaacgaatctacatgtgaagaatttagtaggatcatgacaaagaaattcgagatgtctatgatgggggagttgaagtacttcttaggattccaagtgaagcaactccaagagggcaccttcattagccaaacgaagtacactcaagacattctaacaaagtttggaatgaaggatgccaagcccatcaagacacccatgggaaccaatgggcatctcgacctcgacacgggaggtaagtccgtggatcaaaaggtataccggtcgatgattggttcattgctttatttatgtgcatctcgaccggatattatgctttcagtatgcatatgtgcaagattccaatccgaccctaaggaatcccaccttacggccgtaaaacgaatcttgagatatttggcttatactcctaagtttgggctttggtaccctcggggatccacttttgatttaattggctattccgatgccgattgggcggggtgtaaaatcaataggaagagcacatcggggacttgccagttcttgggaagatccttggtatcttgggcttcaaagaagcaaaattcggtcgctctttccaccgctgaagccgagtacattgtcgcaggtcattgttgcgcgcaattgctttggatgaggcaaaccctgcgggactacggttacaaattaaccaaagtccctttgctttgtgataatgagagtgcaatcaaaatggccgacaatcccgtcgagcatagccgcactaagcacatagccattcggtatcattttcttcgggatcaccaacaaaagggagatatcgagatttcctacattaatactaaagatcaattagccgatatctttaccaagcctcttgatgaacaaacttttaccaaacttaggcatgagctcaatattcttgattcgcgcaatttcttttgctagattgcacacgtagctcatttatatacctttgataatatctctttcatatgctatgactaatgtgtttttcaagtctatttcaaaccaagtcataggtgtattgaaagggaattggagtcttcggcgaagacaaaggcttccactccgtaactcatccttcgccatcgctccaagaaaaggaccttgtctttgggggaaagagtaagagcccaaagcaaaaggaccgaacttcgtctttggtataatcttaactcatttacttatgaccaaaggggaagatagtacttcgatgggctctaatgattccgtttttggcgattcatgccaaagggggagaaagtatgagcccaaagcaaaaggaccgcaccaccaccaatttcaaaaacttaattgtttcaaagagtattttcaattggcatcctattatgttcaaaaaggggagaaagtagtatttcaaaaaggatatatcaaaaccctcttgaacactaagaggtggatctcctttagggggagttttgtttagtcaaaggaaaagcatttgaacagggggagaaaagttcaaatcttgaaaatgctttgcaaactcttattcatttacctttgactatttgcaaaaaatctttgaaatagatttacaaaagaatttgcaaaaacaaaacatgtggtgcaaaagtggtccaaaatgttatataagaaagaaacaatccatgcatatcttgtaagtatttatattggctcaattccaagcaacctttacacttacattatgcaaactagttcaattatgcacttctatatttgctttggtttgtgttggcatcaatcaccaaaaagggggagattgaaagggaattaggcttacacctagttcctaaataattttggtggttgaattgcccaacacaaatctttggactaactagtttgcccaagtgtatagattatacaggtataaaaggttcacactcagccaataaaaagaccaagttttggattcaacaaaggagcaaaggggcaacctaaggcacccctggtctggcgcaccggactgtccggtgtgccaccggacatgtccggtgcaccagggggactcagactcaaactcgccaccttcgggaatttccagaggcgactcggctataattcaccggactgtccggtgtacaccggacagtgtccggtgcaccaagggaggtcggcctcaggaactcgccagcttcgggaaactccaacggctagtccgctataattcaccggactgtccggtgcgactccggagcaacggctatctccgcgccaacggctccctgctgcgcaataaatgcgcgctctgcgcgcgcagaagtcaggcgcgcccatactggcacaccggacagcaaattgtacctgtccggtgtgcaccggacacctaggcgggcccacaagtcagaagctccaacggtcagaatccaacggcagtgatgacgtggcagggggcaccggactgtccggtgtgcaccggactgtccggtgcgccatcgagcagacagcttcccaacggccacttttggtggttggggctataaataccccaaccaccccaccattcattgcatccaagttttccagcttccaaccactatacaagagctagcattcattgcaaagcacaccaaaagagatcaaatcctctcccaactccacacaaagcattaagtgactagagagagtgatttgtagtgttcatttgagctcttgcgcttggatcgcttcttttctttcttgattctttcttgtgatcaaacactcacttgtaattgaggcaagaggcaccaattgtgtggtggcccttgcgggaagtttggttcccaagtgatttgagaagagaagctcactcggtccgagggaccgtttgagagagggaagggttgaaagagacccggcctttgtggcctcctcaacggggagtaggtttgcaagaaccgaacctcggtaaaacaaatccgcgtgtcacactcttcatttgcttgcgatttgttttgctccctctctcgcagactcatttatatttctaacgctaacccggcttgtagttgtgattatttttgagaatttcagtttcgccctattcacccccctctaggcgactttcacatacactgtgctcatcatcactcgtgaagcttccgctgcacgccaatACTACACAGGCTGCGGATATCAGGACGCAAAGAGATTGCCCTAGCGactagcattagttgctccaagtattacatccattATGTCCCtgagcccgcatgtcggggctcagcacccttgtacgtgccccccttcagctataaaagggaaggcacgcaACGTTACAATTCAGACACACTTAGAAGCTCACTTAGACTTAGACCCAGCTctggctcacaagttcatacaagctctcaagctcaatacgtcacacagtggagtagggtattacgctccggcggcccgaaccactctaaatctttatgtgttcttgtgttcggtcatcgcttagcaagacaggcaaaacgcttaggctactcctcatcttaggatttagggcgggtgcattccgccacccggccggagatttcctctccgacagaacTCTAAAGGGTTCTGAACCCTACATTTAGAGGATCAGATCGTCCTCTACTtcctccagcagcgtcctctaaacgatcctctaaatttagagaacacTGCTGGATCctttatatatagagtttctctaaacggccctctatccatttgaatatTTTAAACAACCGATTTAGAAAAACTAAAATGTGTACAAcatatttgagagtatgacaaatatgtatgtacaaaaaataaaattaaaaaaactattaatataggtatttgcgtatagaggacgtgatataaaggacgttgttggagagaaagaATATATAGAGGATGAGATCTTTTAGAGTATACTGTAAATGACGGATATAGATGATAGATATAGATGACATTGCTGGATACAGTCTAACAAAGGAAATAGATACCCAAATTCAAGTAGAAGAGGACTTGAGCCTTCACCCAACCAGTTCAGCTAGGTTCACTTTGTGTTGCTTGCAACTAACATAAGACACAATTTGAATAAGCACACATCACTAGTTTACCTAGAAAATTGATTTCATTGCCATCCTCAAGTAGCTCTTTCTGTTCCTTTTTCAGTGCAGAATTTCTCATAATAAATAGTACAACACAAGTTATGTACATTACTTTATATTATTGAAATTATAAGAAATTTGCCCCTGGAGTCTTAACAAGGCATCCCAGAAGGAGCCATCTTACCATTTCTTGGATTCGTTTGCGGTCATCATCATTGAGTAAGAACTGAACCTGAAGAACTATTTTTCCTTCATAGCAAGAGTAGTTCCTGACTCCACAATCTCTTTTGTCTTCAGCTCTGTGGTGATTATCAAAACACGGCAATTAATAGATGCTGGTAAGTACAAAAAGAACAGTTAATAACCAGCTAAAACAGAAACTGATTTTGATATCAATTCCCTGTCTGCAATGTACAGCATCATTACCATACCCTACTGAAGTGATATAACAGGGCTGCACAACACACACATATTTGGTTGTGACAAAAATAAATGAATGATGCACTAGTCAAATATCGATTAAGGTAACATATGAAAATGAGCTTAACAAAGATAAATCATCTTGTTCTACGTTTCCACGGTATTCTCTTTTGCCCACAGCGACTGCATCCAGAATGAATTTCACATATAGTACAGGAGATTACCATATGGAAAGCAAAACGAGGAAAGAAAGTAGAATTCGGAGATCCGAACCTTGCAAGAACAGAGAGGTGATGACTGGCTGCATAGTAAAAAGCaaaatggaaaaaggaaaaagagcaCAACCAGTTCTTGCTTCCAACAGAACAATACGATATATTTTTTCCTCAGATATTTCGAGTAAAGCATAGTTATGCATGATAGGACAAGAAACTGCCTGAGATGTGGATGCTTTCAGGCATTCTTTTTCTGAATTCCTGCTTGGTACTGCACAGAAGCCCTACAATGTTGATCTTCTATAGCATAGAGAAGAAGAAACACCAGCTGCGGCTAGTGGATGTTGCTTGGGGAAGCTGGACTTGTGGTTGGCTATCCGTAGCCATGGATCTCCTGGGACCACAGGAAGAGTTGAAGTTTGGCTGCTTCTGGTGCTACCAAAAAAACATACACCCACAAATGAAGAGAACACCACATGGTTTTGCACTACGCAGTTAAGAACATTCTAAATAGGGTTGGGGCCCAGTTGGGGTCTCAACAATACAGTACATGGCAATCGATGAGCTCATCACACGCGATGAGTTCACTCATCACACGAGAGCCACAGAACATAAAATTGTCAACGGAGCAAATTGCGGATGGAATGGAACAGAAGAATTTGACACACTTTAGTTTTTTTAGCCTTGAAGAATCTCTAGAACCAATGCACACAACACTAGTTTGCATCCACACAACCTTTGAACTCGAGGAGGCTACATCATGGAGACATCAGTTTACAAGATAGCACAGTACTGTGTTTGTACACAATCCAATCAGGCCCAATCATCTTCTTGGCTGAACATCAGACACAAGAGACCCAAATGGCTTGATCTCTTTTAGAAGCTTGGGAGGGATCCTGCTCGGATGAACTCTTTTAGAAGGGCCTTCTCCTCATCGAGTTTCTTCTTCTCGGCAGCATTGCGTGGCTTGATCTTCCGCTTCTCTTCCAGCATCCATTTGTAGAGCTTGCGCTGGTCATCTTCAGGGATTGGTGGGAGCTCCTTTCTGGGGATAGAGACTGGCTCAGCAGGCTTCCCAGCAGTTGCAGTAGCAGGATCAGTCGTTGGGTCCTTCTTTGCTGAGTCCTTTTGGTTGGCCCGCACGAGGACATAAGCTACATGTTATACAAAGAATTCAGTAAACTAGCCCATCTAAAAATTTGATTTGAGAAAGAACAACCTTCAGAACTGGAAACATAAGCATCCCAGCACTTTAGTCCAGTGCATATTTAACTCTTTGATGAAAGGGACATGCTGGCGTAATCATGAATAAAAACATTTGCACATTCATAATTGGCTGAGTGTAACCCAAGACCTGAGTCATGTTTTTGTCCCATCCCTCGCAGATCAAATGAAATCATCATTTGGAAGTTGGAACAGCAGATAACATCACTATGATCAGATTGTTGTTCGGGTGAAAAAAGGGGAGTATGATCGGCCCATTATATACGTTACTATAATAAACACTTCACCTTCAATTATGGTTGCATCTCATGTTTACAGGTTCTTTATTGCTTTCTACTGTAGCATATTATAAGCAGAAAGAACACTCAGCCGACACTTTAGGCGGTAACTAACGCTAACTGCTGATTAATTCTGAAGCCAAGTAACTAGAAAAGTGATTCATGTGCATAATTAAGTAGGTGGAGTAGCAACCACATACGAAAATCGAAGGCCCTAACAGGAACTTGCTGGGTGAAAACTCAAAATGTAGAATCAGCTACGACTGCCAGCAAGTAGAGCACCGGTCAATACAAAAAGAAACCAGGAGGGCAGCTCGTAATCCATAACGCCTAAGCACATTGCTGATTTTCTCATCTCACTAGAATTTGATCCAAAACAAGATCTCCTAAGCGGATCTTAGCTAGAGCAGACTCCGAGGACAATTACCCAGCGGCACTTAAACCTAGTCAAACTCGCAAGGGCAAACACCAAACGGGTGCGATGCTCCTAAGTCCTAACACGGCATCTTATGCGTACCAGACAGCGAGAAATCGCCGAGTGCAACGAAAACCTAGTGACCCCAAAGCGAATCGAACTGATGAGCGAGGGAGGGAGGCTGGGAGGGGGAGTAGAGGCAAGCTGACCTACGACAAAGAGGTTGGCGGCTAGGAGGAAAGGGAAGATGCGGCGCATGAACCCCTTCCTCGCCTCGGGCGTCggcggcgtcggcgtcggcggcGTCGGCGGCTTCGGCGGCGTCGGCGGCTTCGGCGGCTTCGGCggcgtcggcggcgtcgaaccGGCGGGCTTGGGCTTGCCGTGGGAGTCCATCCGGTGGAGAGCAGACCTTCTCTCTGTGTTGGGGGCGAGGGTGACCGCGTCAGTTGCCCTTGTTCTCGGCTCTATCTCCAGCGACTAATCTGTATTGATACTCTATATCTGTTATTTATAGTCTCTTCTAAAATATTATATCTTCTATATCTCATTTCTCTTCAATAACATACTCTAAATTATGTCCTCTATACATAAATATCTATATTAgaaatattttttattttttttatatatGTATTTGTCATACTATTGTATATATTTTAATTTTTCTAAACTGGTTGTTTAAATTATTCAATTTGATAGataaccgtttagagaaactctatatatagatgaTCCAGCAacactctaaatttagagaaccgtttagagaacGTTGTTGGAGGGAGTACATAACGATTTtatcctctaaatttagggtatATGACCCTTTAGACTGCCTCCAGCAATACACGGTAAATGGTCCTGTACTCTAAATTTAGAGTACGAAACGTTCTCTACGCCGTCCAACAAGGAACTCTAAATGGAACTCTAAAATATAGAGGACGTACGGCGAACGCTAAACGTAGAGAAGTCCTTACGCGCGCTATCCGTCTGCTCCGCTCTGGGCCCGCTCTTCAATGTGGTCATCCGTCTGCAGCTACCTCTGCTACCTCCGCTGGCTGATtaattctattcttttttttgcgTGTAAATCTAATAGTAGCAGCACTTTTGCTAATTGGGATTATTAGATTAGTATTATCAGTTTATGTCCAATACATATATAGATATGTACGTAGACGGCGTTATGAAAAAAACGATTAGTAATGTCGGTTGCAAAATGTAATTATTATAATTAGTTCCTAATTCATTTTTATAAAATTTCTAGAAATAAATAACTTCATTTTTTTCATTACGCACATAAGTTCAAATTGTATTAATATCAAATAAATGAGTATTAAAAATGAGTATATGAATTCTGTTAGATATAGAGTACcgaatttagaggacgttgctggagttgGCGAAGATATAGAGAACGAAATTTTTTAGAGGGttctgtaaaggacagagaatattcctttaggggataaaatttaggggacgttgctggagacagccttagaGTTTCTTGTTAGAGCTAGTTTTAGACTGACCCCATCACCTTCTTTTCCCCTAACACTGTAGTTCCTTTATCGGCTGCACCGCTGCCCCAAAAGTTGCTACAGTGCAAGAGGAGTGTACACAAACGAGGGTGAAGTGGCCAGCTCCCCTTGGATCGTTTTAAGTGCATGCCAATATTTATTTATTGTATAAAAATTGATAATAGATGATGAATAACTATGAAAACTATTATTTTATAGTTATAGTAGAATATAAGGGAGAATTTAAGGCAAACCGTTACGGGAAGAGTTAAAATAGGAGAAGGAATCTTACTGACGCGGCTACATAGTAATGTATAGGGAGGAAAATTTAGAGGACACCTGCAGATACCCTCACGTATGAGTGACAAtggactctaaattttacactataagatttaaggatcagATCAGATTAGGATCGGAccctatttctatttatttttgaactaaaatttatttatggCCCTATCATTTTGTGAAGAAGCATTTAGattgtgatccattaccacccctaggctCACGTGATCTCAAGGCAATATCTCAACTACTACCTCTATGAAAAAAATCTACTTTGAAAACAAGTGATTTTAGCACAGTAGAATGgcattgtcggtgtttcgaccccgggggtccctggaccgacgagtaaattgtcgctgcgtgtcccagcccagatgggtcggcgcgagacggaacacaagggggaacaataaggggaaccgcggctcgtgttgtcctgcgctcagggcggatgcgcttgcagtagggggttacaagcgttcgcgagggagagagagagagcctgcccgtcaacccgttctcccgcgcggccaccctctcgtacgagggccctggaccttccttttatagacgtaaggagagggcccaggtgtacaatgggggtgtagcagtgtgctaacgtgtctggcagagagaagccagagtcctatgtacatgccgacgtggctgtcggagaggtgttagtgccctgtgcatgtggcgtcgtggccgtcggaggatcacttgagccctgtagaagcacagctgtcgggaccttgctgacgtctccttgctttcgtagggggctgagaaccgccgtcgtcataggagcatgcggggtgccatcattacttgttttaccggggtgagccggatgggacgccggtcttgttccccgtagcctgagctagctaggggtagggtaatgatgtaccccctgcgacgtggtcggtccgagcccaaggtcgggcgaggtggagactcctccgaggtcggggctgagcccgagccctggggtcgggcgaggcggagaccgtcttctgaggtcgaggtggagtccgagccctggggtcgggcgaggcggagcttcctatggcgcctgaggttggactcggcggctgtcagcctcaccctggcgggtggcatagcagtcggagcagtgcaagcggcgctgttttcctgtcaggtcagtcagtggaggggcgaagtgactgcggtcacttcggccttgtcgactgaggagcgcgcatcaagataaggtgttaggcgatccttgcattgaatgctcctgcgatgcggtcggttggcgcggcgatctggccaaggttgcttcattgcgaagcctgcccgagctgggcctcggtcgagtcgaaggtgcgcccgttacttgaggatgccctcgggcaaggcgtgaatctgccttggtctactgttcctgcccgaggctgggctcgggcgaggcgagattgtgtcccttgagtggatggagccttgacctgaattgcgcccatcaggcctttgcagctttgtgctgatggtggttaccagccgagtttaggagtcttgggagtacccctaattatggtccccgacagtagcccccgagcctcaaagggagtgttggtactcgcttggaggctttgtcgcacttttttgcaaggggaccgacctttctcggttacattttgttccggtgggtgcgcgcgagcacacccgccgggtgtagcccccgaggcctcggaggagtggtttgactccttcgaggtcttaatgcctttcgtgatgcctcagccggtctggttgtttcctcatgcgaactggtcgttgcccgggtgcatagtcaggttccgagttctcgggctggtatgttgacgttgtcaacggtttggccggagccgggtttgcgagagcagcccccgagcctccgcacagggcgagaggacagtcaaggactgactcggcttttttcatacgccccttcgtcgcctttccgctaggatgaggggggggaaagcgccatgttgccctcggagggtgccgaacatggtgtctccagtgagttgctaatgggtgatctaagtggacgcccgtgccccgtttgataagggtcggctagtggcccagaggcgcgctccaaaagtacctgcaggtgatttgccggacccggtcccgtttgatggggtccgagggcttgatgcctccctctgatgggattccgttacagaatcgctcctgttggtctcggaaatgtcctagggtacctcgggagcgtagcccgagccttggccatgtatcggacgtacccagagtcatccctcgctctgcgtgttctgaggtggctgtcgaacccttcggggggccagccttcgaacccctgatcagtagtgggcgcggagcccgagtggcctgaggcggctgttgaacccttctgaggggccagccttcgaacctctgaccagtagtgggcgcggagcccgagtgctctggggtggctgtcgaacccttccgaggggccagccttcgaacccctgatcagtagaagggctcggggcctgcttccttcgcagagaaggatccctttcggagtatcccctttcccggtccctgtagcaagagagagaaaggggaagaggaaaaggatacgaaattgaacgacgtggcgcaccttttttgacgcggtcattatggcggaggtgaagcgtcgcccgcttcgcctgccaaaggtgtcgcctaccctaccgcggagttaatgcgacaggacgagtggttcgtggggcagccgttgcgcgagccgttcgaggaacggaacacgggcgcgtcgtcttcacgccgtgggagagggctcccctgctgccccaggaggggacgtgagcctgcagatgatttgactgctgcttccgtccgtctgctgccgccattactgccggcccacttttggccgtatCGATCGtcgtgccttctcccgcggctgactgacccatgaccgacgcgctcggctggcactgttggtccatgcgcagggttgcctcgaatcgcggcaccggttccgcagtcgagaaggcgcaacattggcgtaagtggcggtgcagcttttcgcacgtagtaaccggcgcgccggttacatgacgtgtgggcctaggccaccatgctggatgcgttgaagtcgaaagggtgcatccccaTGGTGcaattgcatgccgcctgcatggtggtccgccctttcacccgctggtttaggcgaaggtggaggagtgcttgtaaccgctgggcggttacacgctccgcgcgcggcggtttggcttcttctgtcctgggccagctcatatgacgcgtgggacctagcccctgtgtcgtagggggaggacctttaagcgcgttggtgaagacttagctcgcgacgcctgaggacgcgagtggggtgagtctcctttaaaaagggatcgacctcctgggtggcagccacgccttcgcactttcctcatgcatcgcgcccttccgccttccgagcccccggatggggagcgcccgcgttgccttcgtcttgttgtgggaggagcgcaacctcgtggaggttggcacctttcagccatcgctcggcttcaaggattttcatcaggcaacccggctgcatcccctcaccaatggtcacccaagacggtgaccaccagttcaatggtggggagaagcaagccgggctgcggcctctgccccgcccttagcttcaaggatcttcatcatccttgctggggaggagggcgaggcgagctggggcctgccttcgcgtgggctggcgtcccgcttcttcctccggcgtctggg from Zea mays cultivar B73 chromosome 6, Zm-B73-REFERENCE-NAM-5.0, whole genome shotgun sequence harbors:
- the LOC100276986 gene encoding uncharacterized protein LOC100276986, with the protein product MDSHGKPKPAGSTPPTPPKPPKPPTPPKPPTPPTPTPPTPEARKGFMRRIFPFLLAANLFVVAYVLVRANQKDSAKKDPTTDPATATAGKPAEPVSIPRKELPPIPEDDQRKLYKWMLEEKRKIKPRNAAEKKKLDEEKALLKEFIRAGSLPSF